The proteins below are encoded in one region of Engraulis encrasicolus isolate BLACKSEA-1 chromosome 1, IST_EnEncr_1.0, whole genome shotgun sequence:
- the LOC134448410 gene encoding histone H1-like produces the protein MADAAPAPAAAPAKAPKKKAPRPKKTGPSVGELIVKAIAASKEKKGVSLAALKKALAAGGYDVEKNKARVKVAVRGLVTKGTLVQTKGVGASGSFKLAKKAAEPKKKAVKKPAAKKPAAKKPAAAKKPKKAAAKKPAAAKKSPKKAKKPAAPKKATKSPKKAKKPAAPKKAAKSPKKAKAAKPKAAKPKAAKPKKAAPKKK, from the coding sequence ATGGCAGACGCTGCTCCAGCCCCCGCTGCCGCACCGGCAAAGGCACCCAAGAAGAAGGCACCCAGGCCCAAGAAGACTGGTCCAAGTGTCGGCGAGTTGATTGTGAAAGCAATCGCTGCCtccaaggagaagaagggagtgtCCCTCGCCGCTCTGAAGAAGGCGCTCGCAGCTGGCGGATACGACGTGGAGAAGAACAAGGCTCGTGTCAAAGTGGCAGTCAGAGGACTGGTCACTAAAGGCACCCTTGTCCAGACTAAAGGAGTCGGTGCGTCCGGATCCTTCAAGTTAGCCAAGAAGGCGGCAGAGCCCAAGAAGAAGGCAGTCAAGAAGCCAGCGGCCAAAAAGCCAGCTGCCAAGAAGCCCGCCGCAGCAAAGAAGCCCAAGAAGGCAGCAGCCAAAAAACCAGCCGCCGCCAAGAAATCCCCGAAGAAGGCTAAGAAGCCCGCAGCCCCCAAGAAGGCTACAAAGAGCCCCAAGAAGGCAAAGAAGCCTGCGGCTCCCAAGAAGGCAGCAAAAAGCCCGAAGAAGGCTAAGGCAGCCAAGCCCAAGGCAGCTAAACCTAAAGCAGCCAAGCCCAAGAAGGCAGCCCCTAAGAAGAAGTAA
- the LOC134448475 gene encoding histone H2A-like: protein MSGRGKTGGKARAKAKTRSSRAGLQFPVGRVHRLLRKGNYGERVGAGAPVYLAAVLEYLTAEILELAGNAARDNKKTRIIPRHLQLAVRNDEELNKLLGGVTIAQGGVLPNIQAVLLPKKTEKSK from the coding sequence ATGAGCGGAAGAGGCAAAACCGGTGGCAAGGCTAGGGCAAAGGCCAAGACTCGTTCTTCCAGGGCTGGTCTACAGTTCCCCGTTGGTCGAGTGCACAGACTGCTGCGCAAAGGCAACTATGGTGAGCGCGTGGGAGCTGGCGCACCCGTCTACCTGGCCGCAGTGCTCGAGTACTTGACCGCTGAGATCCTGGAGTTGGCTGGCAACGCCGCTCGTGACAACAAGAAGACTCGTATCATTCCCCGTCATCTGCAGCTGGCCGTGCGCAACGACGAGGAGTTGAACAAACTGCTCGGTGGAGTCACCATCGCTCAGGGTGGTGTGCTGCCCAACATTCAGGCTGTGCTCCTGCCCAAGAAGACCGAGAAGTCCAAGTAA